In Thiospirochaeta perfilievii, a single window of DNA contains:
- a CDS encoding glycerophosphodiester phosphodiesterase yields the protein MSYLIFGHRGIPSLATENSLSGFKKILENSVKAVELDVHLTLDNLLVVIHDFNTERLSGIDCVVSDTEYSRIKELTIGADDKIPLLSEVFDLLGSSVFYDIEVKSLGKNRKELTGKLLDLIKKYKLDSCCIVSSFDPLLIKEFNRLKSGIKTGVIYSRHKDVPFFLREGLGVFFTHVDIIKPHYKQLKGPLFFLFTKIMKKECYTWTVNDKETFEYVINRGCSGICSNNPQDFI from the coding sequence ATGAGTTATTTAATATTTGGCCATCGTGGGATTCCCTCATTAGCAACAGAAAATAGCCTTTCTGGCTTTAAAAAAATCTTAGAAAATAGTGTTAAGGCTGTAGAGTTAGATGTGCATCTAACCTTGGATAATCTGCTTGTTGTAATTCATGATTTTAATACCGAAAGATTAAGTGGAATCGATTGTGTTGTATCAGATACAGAGTACTCTAGGATTAAGGAGTTAACTATAGGGGCAGATGATAAAATCCCCCTCTTAAGTGAGGTCTTTGATCTGTTAGGAAGTAGTGTTTTTTATGATATAGAGGTTAAAAGCCTGGGAAAAAATAGAAAAGAATTAACCGGTAAACTTCTAGATTTAATTAAAAAGTATAAACTAGATAGTTGTTGTATCGTCTCTAGTTTTGATCCTCTATTAATAAAAGAGTTTAATAGACTAAAAAGTGGAATAAAAACTGGGGTTATTTACTCTAGGCATAAGGATGTTCCATTTTTCCTAAGGGAAGGGTTAGGAGTTTTTTTTACCCATGTAGATATAATTAAACCCCATTATAAACAACTTAAAGGACCACTTTTTTTTCTCTTTACAAAAATAATGAAGAAAGAGTGTTATACATGGACTGTAAATGATAAAGAGACCTTTGAATATGTTATAAATCGGGGATGTTCCGGGATATGTTCAAATAATCCCCAGGATTTTATATAG
- a CDS encoding 30S ribosomal protein S1, with protein sequence MSLNKFDEKEEDFASLLENSFTDIKVFTPGEVTEADIVAISGGCVFIQLDGKSEGQIDSEELLDEHGAIKVKVGEKIKAYFVEAKNGDKIFTTKIAGNKAGKESLKSAYESGIPVEGSITAVIKGGYDVKIGDTRVFCPFSQIGLKRVENPEVLVGTRHTFKIIEYKEGGRNILVSSRVLLEEELEDKVDILKQELEVGMPVDATVISLEKFGAFVDVKGVRALLPISEISRSRVDDISNFLTVGQEIKVAILNLDWDNKKISVSKKQLIKDPWDEVTTKYKENSRHSGDVSRITKFGIFVTLEPGIDGLIHISDITQDNFKVGQKISVEVKSIDAKERRIGLKEVASDEEYNLNKKYFDSDDDNDTYNPFAALLKGKK encoded by the coding sequence ATGAGTTTAAATAAATTTGATGAGAAAGAAGAGGATTTTGCATCCCTATTGGAAAATAGTTTTACAGATATAAAGGTTTTTACACCTGGAGAAGTTACAGAGGCAGATATTGTTGCTATTTCTGGAGGCTGTGTGTTTATACAGTTAGATGGAAAGAGTGAGGGGCAAATAGATTCTGAAGAGCTTTTAGATGAGCATGGGGCTATTAAAGTAAAAGTTGGAGAGAAGATAAAAGCATACTTTGTTGAAGCTAAAAATGGAGATAAGATTTTTACAACAAAAATAGCTGGAAATAAAGCAGGAAAAGAGTCTCTTAAAAGTGCCTATGAGAGTGGAATACCAGTAGAGGGTAGTATAACAGCTGTAATTAAAGGTGGTTATGATGTTAAAATTGGTGATACTAGAGTTTTTTGCCCATTTTCTCAGATTGGATTAAAGAGAGTCGAAAATCCAGAAGTGTTAGTTGGAACAAGGCATACTTTTAAAATTATTGAGTATAAAGAGGGTGGTCGAAACATCCTGGTATCATCTAGAGTATTATTAGAAGAAGAGTTAGAAGATAAAGTTGACATATTAAAACAGGAGTTAGAAGTTGGAATGCCTGTGGATGCAACGGTTATTAGCTTAGAGAAGTTTGGGGCATTTGTAGATGTAAAAGGAGTAAGAGCACTACTACCAATTTCTGAAATTAGTAGAAGCAGGGTCGATGATATATCTAACTTTTTAACAGTTGGTCAGGAGATCAAGGTCGCAATTTTAAACCTAGACTGGGATAATAAAAAAATATCAGTAAGTAAAAAACAGCTTATTAAAGACCCTTGGGATGAAGTAACTACAAAGTATAAAGAGAATAGTAGGCATAGTGGAGATGTTTCAAGAATCACTAAGTTTGGAATATTTGTCACTTTAGAACCAGGAATTGATGGATTAATACATATATCAGATATAACCCAGGATAATTTTAAAGTAGGACAAAAAATTAGTGTTGAAGTAAAAAGTATTGATGCTAAAGAGAGAAGAATTGGATTAAAAGAAGTCGCTTCAGATGAGGAGTACAACTTAAACAAAAAGTATTTTGACTCCGATGATGATAACGATACATATAATCCATTTGCTGCCCTACTTAAGGGGAAGAAGTAA
- the plsY gene encoding glycerol-3-phosphate 1-O-acyltransferase PlsY — MIIVLILFLSYLIGSISFAIIFGFVLKKVDIRTLGSGNAGATNVKRVLGWRIGSIVMILDFFKSFIPILLIGKLELSLDIEIIRILMLLCLIIGHVYPIFFSFKGGKGVATAAGGITALFPPAFPFCLVIFIITILLTRYVSVASLITAWTLPIYYFIYTIIDKGTRSTPILLFFIIVTILITIFHKKNIIRLFNREESKITSSP; from the coding sequence ATGATAATAGTTCTAATATTGTTTTTATCCTACCTAATAGGTTCTATATCCTTTGCTATAATATTTGGTTTTGTACTTAAGAAGGTTGACATTAGAACTCTAGGTAGCGGTAATGCTGGAGCTACAAATGTAAAAAGGGTTTTAGGTTGGAGGATAGGATCTATTGTTATGATTCTGGATTTTTTTAAATCCTTTATTCCTATATTGCTTATTGGAAAATTAGAACTATCTTTAGATATTGAAATTATAAGGATTTTAATGCTTCTATGTTTAATTATAGGACATGTGTATCCAATATTTTTCTCTTTTAAAGGTGGAAAGGGGGTAGCTACTGCAGCAGGTGGTATAACAGCACTATTCCCACCAGCTTTTCCATTCTGCCTAGTTATTTTTATAATAACAATATTGCTTACAAGATATGTATCGGTAGCATCCCTAATAACTGCTTGGACGCTACCTATTTACTATTTTATTTATACAATAATAGATAAGGGAACTAGGTCTACACCTATATTACTCTTTTTTATTATTGTAACAATCCTAATAACCATCTTTCATAAAAAGAATATTATTAGGCTATTTAATAGAGAGGAATCTAAGATTACTTCTTCCCCTTAA
- a CDS encoding DUF1295 domain-containing protein, translating to MISYISSHPFISSILFSVVINLFFFIIAFSFKTDKVTDLSYSLSFVLLAPLLLLSSGANFTSIQLGLTLAIVLWGLRLGSYLLKRILITKTDDRFDDKRDNPANLIRFWLLQTVAVWLIMLPYSKILTLRGDHDITPLTIVGFVLYLLGLIIEAVSDSQKFRFKNREENKNRWMDKGLWKYSRHPNYYGELLVWWGLFIVVTPLLSGFGFLTILGPVTITLLLLFVSGIPLLEKSADKKYGSNKEYIKYKESTSLLIILPKRNR from the coding sequence ATGATTAGTTACATAAGTTCACACCCATTTATAAGTTCGATACTCTTTAGTGTTGTTATTAACCTTTTTTTCTTTATTATTGCCTTTTCTTTTAAAACAGATAAGGTTACAGATTTATCCTATAGTCTATCCTTTGTTCTACTAGCTCCTCTGCTTCTACTTTCAAGTGGAGCTAATTTTACATCTATTCAGCTAGGTCTCACCTTAGCCATAGTTCTTTGGGGTTTAAGACTAGGATCTTATCTGTTAAAAAGAATCCTAATAACTAAGACCGATGATAGATTTGATGACAAAAGAGATAATCCTGCAAATCTAATAAGGTTCTGGCTTCTTCAGACAGTTGCTGTTTGGTTAATAATGCTACCTTATTCGAAAATTTTAACTTTAAGGGGCGATCATGATATTACCCCTCTTACCATAGTTGGTTTTGTACTTTATCTATTAGGTTTAATAATAGAAGCTGTAAGTGATTCTCAGAAATTTAGATTTAAAAATAGAGAAGAGAACAAAAATAGATGGATGGATAAGGGTTTATGGAAATATTCTAGGCACCCTAATTATTATGGAGAGTTACTTGTATGGTGGGGTCTATTCATAGTTGTTACACCACTACTATCTGGTTTTGGATTTTTAACTATTCTAGGTCCCGTAACTATAACACTCTTACTACTTTTTGTAAGTGGGATACCTCTCCTTGAGAAGAGTGCAGATAAAAAGTATGGGAGCAATAAGGAGTATATAAAATACAAAGAGAGTACTAGCCTACTGATTATCCTACCAAAGAGAAATAGATGA
- a CDS encoding lipocalin family protein, which translates to MKNLNLIFLMLISSIFVYGKGSEEPFHKSVPYVDMDKFSGDWYVIALIPTIFEKDASNGIENYSIDDKGFIRVKYTYNKGGKDKVMYQKGWIYNTQTNAEWRVRPLWPLKLPYFILELDDNYSYTVIGTNNYDYLWIMARTPQIDHELLDDIINRAVDRGYDRDKIVLMNQDGV; encoded by the coding sequence ATGAAAAATTTAAATTTAATCTTTTTAATGTTAATAAGTTCCATTTTTGTCTATGGAAAAGGGAGTGAAGAACCCTTTCATAAAAGTGTTCCATATGTAGATATGGATAAATTCTCTGGAGATTGGTATGTTATTGCCCTAATACCCACTATCTTTGAAAAAGATGCAAGTAATGGTATAGAGAACTATTCAATAGATGATAAGGGTTTTATTAGGGTTAAATACACCTATAATAAAGGTGGAAAAGATAAAGTAATGTACCAGAAGGGTTGGATATACAATACTCAAACCAATGCCGAATGGAGGGTTAGACCTTTATGGCCATTAAAACTACCCTATTTTATATTAGAGTTAGATGATAATTACAGTTATACAGTTATAGGAACAAATAATTATGACTACCTATGGATTATGGCAAGAACTCCCCAAATAGATCATGAACTTTTAGATGATATAATTAATAGGGCTGTTGATCGTGGATATGACAGGGATAAAATTGTATTGATGAATCAAGATGGGGTTTAG
- a CDS encoding DegV family protein encodes MDNLSINGYQIYNSFLSGLNQIEDDRDRINEINVFPVADGDTGNNLVRTVSLIAYRLEPHKSASTVLERIASLSLDSARGNSGLIFSQFLNGLAIFTKGKEFLTIQEFSKAAIGAAKMAYEAVEKPVEGTILTILNIWAKTLEEISIEVKNIEYVFEKALVNARTALENTKNQLAILRENNVIDAGAMGFVSFLQGIDYFQKKGSLPSKLKLSLRRSKNIKGFDLPHTHNLKGKSIDYRYCTEVLLEGKEIDKDRVKNRLSTLGDSMVITKGVDRVRVHIHTNYPNRVVEIVKNEGRLLEQKAEDMFRQEQVVNSKLGRIAVLTDSIADIPRDLLDKYQVHLMNLKLIWGNEEYLDRLTITSDQFYKEQVIRSDFPGSSIPSESEVDTLYRYLLDNYDGIIVLPVGKLLSGTWNLMSKVAVKINPEGDKISVINTCLNSVAQGLLVQEVAKKAVLGANLNELKEFANSIKGRIKIYVSVDTFKYMVKGGRVSPLKGFIATVLNLKPIVSLDENGKGAIMGKAFSRRGLMKKIIKIIKEKESEKGIKSYALVHADDLESAETFSRVVKNVLGIDPDYISSISSIVGMHSGKGAIALSILENE; translated from the coding sequence ATGGATAACTTATCAATAAATGGATACCAGATTTATAATAGCTTTTTATCTGGTCTTAATCAGATAGAAGATGATCGGGATAGAATAAATGAGATAAATGTTTTTCCAGTTGCTGATGGAGATACAGGGAACAATCTTGTAAGGACTGTAAGCCTTATAGCCTATAGATTAGAGCCCCATAAATCTGCATCTACGGTTTTAGAGAGAATTGCATCACTCTCCCTAGATAGTGCTAGAGGGAATTCTGGTTTAATATTTTCCCAGTTTTTAAATGGTTTAGCTATTTTTACCAAGGGTAAGGAGTTTTTAACAATTCAGGAGTTTTCTAAAGCAGCTATAGGAGCTGCTAAAATGGCCTATGAAGCTGTAGAGAAACCTGTAGAGGGAACTATTTTAACTATTTTAAACATTTGGGCAAAAACCCTAGAAGAGATTAGTATAGAGGTAAAAAATATCGAGTATGTATTTGAAAAAGCTCTAGTCAATGCTAGAACCGCTTTAGAAAATACAAAAAATCAATTAGCGATTTTAAGAGAGAATAACGTCATTGACGCAGGAGCAATGGGTTTTGTCTCATTCCTTCAAGGCATTGACTACTTTCAGAAAAAGGGAAGTCTTCCTTCAAAACTCAAGCTAAGTTTAAGGAGATCTAAAAATATTAAAGGCTTTGATTTACCTCATACCCATAACTTAAAGGGTAAGAGTATTGATTATAGGTACTGTACCGAAGTTTTATTAGAGGGCAAAGAGATCGACAAGGATAGAGTTAAAAATAGACTATCCACCCTAGGTGACTCTATGGTAATTACAAAAGGTGTTGATAGGGTAAGAGTTCATATCCATACAAATTACCCAAATAGAGTTGTTGAAATAGTAAAAAATGAGGGAAGGTTATTAGAGCAAAAAGCTGAGGATATGTTTAGGCAAGAGCAGGTTGTAAATAGTAAGTTAGGAAGGATCGCGGTATTAACCGACTCTATTGCGGACATTCCTAGGGATCTCCTAGATAAATACCAGGTTCATTTAATGAACTTAAAACTTATATGGGGCAATGAAGAGTATTTAGACCGATTAACTATTACTTCTGATCAGTTTTATAAGGAACAAGTTATTCGTTCTGACTTTCCAGGGAGTTCTATACCATCAGAGAGTGAAGTAGATACCCTATATAGATATCTATTAGATAATTATGATGGAATAATTGTTCTTCCTGTAGGGAAACTTTTAAGTGGTACTTGGAATTTAATGAGTAAGGTTGCAGTTAAAATCAATCCAGAAGGGGATAAAATAAGTGTTATAAATACCTGCTTAAACTCTGTTGCCCAGGGATTGCTTGTTCAGGAGGTCGCAAAAAAGGCTGTTTTAGGTGCAAATCTTAATGAGTTGAAGGAGTTTGCAAACAGTATAAAAGGTAGAATTAAAATTTATGTTAGTGTAGATACTTTTAAATATATGGTTAAGGGTGGGAGAGTCTCCCCTTTAAAAGGGTTTATTGCTACTGTTCTAAACCTTAAACCAATAGTTTCCTTGGATGAAAATGGAAAAGGAGCTATAATGGGTAAGGCATTCTCTAGACGTGGTTTAATGAAAAAAATTATTAAAATAATTAAAGAGAAGGAGAGTGAAAAAGGTATTAAAAGTTATGCCTTAGTCCATGCAGATGACCTAGAGAGTGCTGAAACATTTTCTAGAGTTGTTAAAAATGTTTTAGGTATAGATCCGGATTATATCTCCTCTATATCTTCTATTGTAGGAATGCATTCAGGGAAGGGAGCTATAGCTCTTAGTATTCTTGAGAATGAATAG
- a CDS encoding DUF432 domain-containing protein, giving the protein MGKSDIKWGRVDDKSLIVNLNENKDLVIDKDGGTVNIKIVENSIEIYNHRFIVQESDSLYIKPSFPNLPVIIRCKSNLSILPKKKLSAFVQVPLYLSIYSGNKNSKDLLYEMPLTKLSKSYLGDPETGEISYSLESDLFYNYTEYNVNNRSVYCKISITNKTSTVMNFERMILRVPNFNIYEGEGIYFSNPQAINYIGRDVSNQMTIKKLPPNTGFPLKLVGEARESIDSSLLRKSFYFIKNIYNT; this is encoded by the coding sequence GTGGGAAAATCTGATATTAAGTGGGGAAGGGTAGATGATAAATCCCTTATTGTTAATTTAAATGAGAATAAGGATCTAGTTATAGATAAGGATGGTGGAACTGTAAATATAAAAATAGTAGAGAACTCTATAGAGATATATAACCACCGTTTTATTGTTCAAGAGAGTGATAGTCTCTATATAAAACCATCCTTTCCAAACCTTCCTGTAATTATAAGGTGTAAGAGTAATCTATCTATACTTCCTAAAAAAAAGTTGTCTGCATTTGTACAAGTACCCCTCTATCTTTCTATTTACAGTGGTAATAAAAATAGTAAAGATCTTTTATATGAGATGCCCCTTACAAAGTTATCTAAAAGTTATTTAGGGGATCCTGAGACAGGTGAAATATCCTACTCCCTAGAGAGTGATCTATTTTATAATTATACAGAATATAACGTAAACAACAGAAGTGTTTATTGCAAAATATCCATTACTAATAAAACATCTACAGTTATGAATTTTGAGAGAATGATTTTAAGAGTTCCTAATTTTAATATTTATGAGGGGGAAGGCATCTATTTTAGTAACCCCCAGGCAATAAACTATATTGGCCGGGATGTTAGTAACCAGATGACAATAAAAAAACTCCCTCCTAACACAGGTTTCCCCTTAAAATTAGTTGGAGAGGCCAGGGAGAGCATAGATAGTAGTTTATTAAGAAAGAGTTTCTATTTTATTAAAAACATATATAATACTTAA
- a CDS encoding mechanosensitive ion channel family protein: protein MNITKSLQNIEFFKNLDLQKILFVVITFFVGLFILKLFKLIINKFFIKPKSKQFIMLFNKLSNYLGFSILFLIILGQIGISLATILGAAGVFGIAIGIASQKSLGNIISGFFMITEKSFEIGDVLKIGENVGTVYAVELLSIMLKTFDNKLIRIPNETLISSEITNITRFPIRRLDLEISVSYNEDLKGVLSLLEDIATKGELYLDEPKPYLVVKGFSESSIVILLGVWFQKENFQVVKNGLMLEIIEKFRENNIEIPFNQLVIHNK from the coding sequence ATGAATATAACAAAGTCTTTACAAAACATTGAGTTTTTTAAAAACCTTGACCTTCAGAAAATATTATTTGTAGTTATAACTTTTTTTGTAGGTCTATTTATACTTAAACTCTTTAAGCTAATAATTAATAAGTTTTTTATTAAACCTAAAAGCAAACAGTTTATAATGTTATTTAATAAGCTGAGTAACTATCTAGGATTCTCGATCCTCTTCTTAATTATATTAGGTCAAATAGGAATATCCCTTGCAACAATTCTAGGTGCTGCAGGTGTTTTTGGTATAGCTATAGGTATTGCATCCCAAAAGAGTCTTGGAAATATTATAAGTGGTTTTTTTATGATAACAGAGAAGAGCTTTGAAATTGGAGATGTTTTAAAAATTGGTGAAAACGTAGGAACTGTATATGCCGTAGAGCTTCTATCTATTATGCTTAAAACATTTGATAACAAGTTAATAAGAATACCTAATGAGACACTAATATCCAGTGAGATAACAAATATTACAAGGTTCCCAATAAGACGATTAGATTTAGAGATATCAGTCTCATATAATGAGGATTTAAAAGGTGTTTTATCCCTTTTAGAGGATATTGCAACAAAGGGTGAGTTATATTTAGATGAGCCAAAACCATATTTAGTAGTGAAAGGTTTCTCTGAATCCTCAATTGTAATTTTATTAGGAGTTTGGTTTCAAAAAGAGAACTTTCAAGTTGTAAAAAATGGATTAATGTTAGAGATAATAGAAAAATTTAGAGAGAATAATATTGAAATACCTTTTAATCAGTTAGTAATACACAATAAATAA
- a CDS encoding potassium channel family protein, protein MVKTFAVIGLGLFGRKVCEVLIEKGGEVIAIDNSPDQVNKVKDFVTQAILLDTTDDETIDDAPLDHVDAAIVAIGDNIEASILTTTLLKQIGVPYVIARAVNKTHYRVLKKLGADEVINIEEDEGRSVALNLINPSVLKKVILSKNVILSEINLPKNFIDLKVGDLDLKDKFSIRIMAIRRVLTKLDSDGNSIREELFLYIEDVDKFLDGDILLVSGATTDIEKFSSSIEV, encoded by the coding sequence ATGGTAAAAACTTTTGCTGTAATCGGTTTAGGTTTATTTGGTAGAAAAGTATGTGAAGTTTTAATCGAAAAGGGTGGGGAGGTTATTGCTATAGATAACAGCCCTGACCAAGTAAATAAAGTTAAGGATTTTGTAACACAGGCTATACTTTTAGATACAACCGATGATGAGACTATTGATGATGCTCCCCTAGACCATGTAGATGCGGCTATAGTTGCTATAGGGGACAATATAGAGGCTAGTATCTTAACTACAACTCTACTTAAACAGATTGGGGTTCCTTATGTAATTGCTAGGGCTGTTAATAAAACCCACTACAGGGTATTAAAAAAACTAGGCGCCGATGAAGTTATAAATATTGAAGAGGATGAGGGGCGTAGTGTCGCTTTAAATTTAATAAACCCATCAGTATTAAAAAAAGTCATTTTATCAAAAAACGTAATACTATCGGAGATTAATCTTCCTAAAAACTTTATAGATCTTAAGGTTGGGGATTTAGATTTAAAGGACAAATTTAGTATTAGGATTATGGCAATTAGAAGAGTATTAACCAAACTTGATAGTGATGGTAACAGTATTAGGGAGGAGCTTTTCCTATATATAGAAGATGTTGATAAATTTTTAGATGGTGATATTCTTTTAGTTAGTGGAGCTACTACTGATATAGAAAAATTTAGTAGCAGTATCGAGGTATAG
- a CDS encoding flavin reductase: MNNLAFHRLSYGIYVLTTQLDGKPFGCIINTAFQITSAPPRIAVSCNKDNYTHDKISNAKMFALSVLTEESSQDLIGTFGYNSGRDIDKFKSYEFTQGDKLSLPLFTDESIATFECKLVESLEVGTHTIFIGEVIDCNVLSNSSNEMTYKYFHEVRKAVAPKNAPTYIEVEKNRDLYECSLCKYVYDEDVPFDELPDDWVCPVCGATKDLFEKT; the protein is encoded by the coding sequence ATGAATAATCTAGCATTCCACAGACTCAGTTACGGTATATATGTTTTAACAACCCAATTAGATGGAAAACCATTTGGGTGTATAATAAATACAGCATTTCAAATTACATCGGCTCCACCAAGAATAGCGGTTAGTTGTAACAAGGATAACTATACCCATGATAAAATTTCTAATGCAAAGATGTTTGCTTTATCAGTTTTAACAGAGGAGTCCTCCCAGGATCTTATTGGAACATTTGGTTATAATTCAGGAAGGGATATAGATAAGTTCAAAAGTTATGAATTTACCCAAGGTGATAAACTATCCCTACCCCTTTTTACAGATGAATCTATTGCAACTTTTGAATGTAAATTAGTAGAGAGTCTTGAGGTTGGGACCCATACTATATTTATTGGTGAGGTTATAGATTGTAATGTATTAAGTAACAGTTCAAATGAGATGACATATAAGTATTTCCATGAGGTAAGAAAGGCTGTTGCCCCTAAAAATGCTCCAACCTATATTGAGGTTGAAAAAAACAGAGATCTTTACGAGTGTTCACTATGCAAATACGTTTATGATGAGGATGTTCCATTTGATGAACTACCTGACGATTGGGTCTGCCCTGTATGTGGAGCAACAAAGGATTTATTTGAGAAAACCTAG
- a CDS encoding YeiH family protein, with protein sequence MKLNRNKIITALILILCFTPLINSSLALFLGILASVFGIKSSLSKYKGQLLKISIVLMGFGMNLEQVVSASKSGFIYTTISVLSVMILGLMIGRVLKVDKNTSILISSGTAICGGSAIAAVSSVINAEDNQISFSLIVVFVLNAIALFIFPVIGHFFNLDQITFGNWAAIAIHDTSSVVGAGASYGDKALEVATTVKLIRALWIIPLSLVISLFNKNSGKIQIPWFILIFVVAIMTSHFIPSGHSLFLKFNQLGKKGMVIALFFIGSGLSMENIKEAGLKSFIQGISLWLITGVISLILLT encoded by the coding sequence ATGAAACTAAATAGAAATAAGATAATAACAGCATTGATACTAATATTATGTTTTACACCCTTAATAAATAGCTCCCTAGCTCTCTTTTTAGGAATTTTAGCCTCAGTATTTGGGATAAAATCATCCCTATCTAAATATAAGGGTCAACTATTAAAAATATCCATTGTCCTAATGGGTTTTGGTATGAATCTTGAACAGGTAGTATCTGCATCAAAATCGGGATTTATATACACTACAATATCAGTTTTATCAGTAATGATATTGGGGCTTATGATAGGAAGAGTACTAAAAGTAGATAAAAATACATCCATATTAATTTCAAGTGGGACAGCAATATGTGGAGGTAGTGCTATTGCCGCTGTATCATCTGTTATTAACGCTGAAGATAACCAAATATCATTCTCTTTAATTGTTGTTTTTGTATTAAACGCTATTGCTCTTTTTATATTCCCAGTTATTGGACATTTTTTTAACCTAGATCAGATAACATTTGGAAATTGGGCAGCTATAGCAATCCACGATACAAGCTCTGTAGTTGGTGCTGGGGCATCCTATGGAGATAAGGCCTTAGAAGTAGCAACCACTGTAAAACTTATTAGAGCCCTATGGATAATTCCCCTATCATTAGTAATATCCCTTTTTAATAAAAATTCAGGGAAAATTCAGATCCCATGGTTTATTTTAATATTCGTAGTAGCAATTATGACAAGTCACTTTATTCCTAGTGGACACTCCCTATTCCTAAAGTTTAATCAGTTAGGTAAAAAAGGTATGGTAATTGCGCTATTTTTTATTGGATCTGGCCTATCTATGGAGAATATTAAAGAGGCTGGTTTAAAGAGTTTTATCCAAGGAATTTCCCTATGGCTAATTACAGGAGTTATTTCCCTAATTTTATTAACTTAA
- a CDS encoding LysR family transcriptional regulator: protein MDFRDLVFLSVAEFRSFTKASKELYISQPAVTKHIKELEESLGCKLFNRNGPNITLTEEGKTTYFHLNKIKRDYRELYNNLTPVGETTKSEINIGCSTTVSNYIIPGILADYAMGNKGVRLNMLSGNSLDIEKKLLNNVIDLILVENSSSSSGITYLNYLEDEIIAVCGRGTLYSKQRSISKNEIKTIPIITRESGSGTLEVINNEIQDKFNIQHTIGSSEGIKRFLKNFNGLALISNKAVTYELNRGELVKIDIDGLKIKRSIRIGYRKGHLPPTIKRLIDFIRHYNF from the coding sequence ATGGATTTTAGAGACTTAGTTTTTTTATCAGTTGCAGAGTTTAGAAGTTTTACAAAGGCTTCAAAAGAGTTATATATTTCCCAACCAGCTGTAACTAAACATATTAAAGAGTTGGAAGAGAGTCTAGGCTGTAAACTCTTTAATAGAAATGGTCCCAACATAACTCTAACAGAAGAGGGAAAGACAACCTACTTTCATCTAAACAAAATAAAAAGAGATTACAGAGAGTTATATAACAACTTAACTCCTGTAGGAGAAACAACCAAGTCTGAAATAAATATTGGTTGTAGTACTACAGTATCCAACTATATTATCCCAGGAATATTAGCAGATTACGCTATGGGAAATAAGGGCGTTAGGCTTAACATGCTCTCTGGTAACTCCTTAGATATTGAAAAAAAACTATTAAATAATGTAATAGATCTAATACTAGTAGAGAACTCATCATCATCTTCAGGGATTACATATTTAAACTATTTAGAGGATGAGATAATTGCAGTTTGTGGAAGGGGAACTCTATACTCGAAACAGAGGTCGATTTCAAAAAATGAGATAAAGACGATTCCAATAATTACTAGAGAGTCAGGATCTGGGACCCTAGAAGTAATAAACAATGAGATCCAGGATAAGTTTAATATTCAACACACCATAGGTTCATCCGAGGGGATAAAGAGATTTCTTAAAAACTTTAACGGATTAGCACTAATATCTAACAAAGCTGTAACTTATGAACTAAATAGAGGTGAATTAGTAAAAATTGATATTGATGGATTAAAAATAAAAAGAAGCATAAGAATTGGATACAGAAAAGGACACCTACCTCCTACTATAAAAAGGTTAATTGATTTTATTAGACACTATAACTTTTAG